The proteins below are encoded in one region of Paralysiella testudinis:
- the mutY gene encoding A/G-specific adenine glycosylase → MPPKTTVQQFAPRLIAWQQQHGRHHLPWQVADPYGVWLSEIMLQQTQVATVLDYYPRFMAAFPNVQALAAAPQDAVLSLWQGLGYYSRARNLHKAAQQVVADFNGEFPCTRPQLERLSGVGRSTAAAIAAFAFGQRESILDGNVKRVLCRVFAQDGDANSKAFNDTLWALAESLLPPAAADMAAYTQGLMDLGATVCKRSKPLCNACPMADVCQARVQNRVAELPRKKAAVAVAVLPLYWLVLRRADGALWLHKRPQKGIWGGLWCVPCVPSLAQAEQWLAKAGLNLADMSEGHTISHRLTHRLLQITPLVCDFRLPENSAIIERDGEWVAKADLAAYGLPKPLAAYLAEIR, encoded by the coding sequence ATGCCGCCAAAAACAACCGTCCAACAATTCGCCCCGCGCCTGATTGCCTGGCAGCAACAGCATGGCCGCCATCATTTGCCGTGGCAGGTGGCGGATCCTTATGGCGTGTGGCTGTCGGAAATCATGTTGCAGCAAACCCAAGTGGCCACGGTGCTGGACTATTATCCGCGTTTTATGGCGGCTTTCCCCAATGTGCAGGCTTTGGCGGCGGCGCCGCAAGACGCGGTGTTGAGCCTGTGGCAAGGCTTGGGCTATTACAGCCGTGCCCGCAACTTGCACAAAGCGGCGCAGCAGGTGGTGGCAGATTTTAACGGCGAATTTCCATGCACGCGGCCGCAATTGGAGCGCTTGAGCGGGGTGGGGCGCAGCACCGCAGCGGCGATTGCCGCTTTTGCCTTTGGGCAGCGCGAAAGTATTTTGGACGGCAATGTAAAACGGGTGCTGTGCCGGGTGTTTGCACAAGACGGCGATGCCAACAGCAAGGCGTTTAACGACACGCTGTGGGCATTGGCCGAAAGCCTGTTGCCGCCTGCTGCTGCCGATATGGCCGCCTATACGCAAGGCTTGATGGATTTGGGCGCCACGGTGTGCAAGCGCAGCAAGCCGTTGTGTAATGCTTGCCCGATGGCGGATGTATGCCAAGCGCGGGTGCAAAACCGCGTGGCCGAGCTGCCGCGCAAAAAAGCCGCCGTGGCGGTGGCGGTGCTGCCGCTGTATTGGCTGGTGTTGCGCCGGGCCGATGGCGCGCTGTGGCTGCACAAACGCCCGCAAAAGGGCATTTGGGGCGGCCTGTGGTGTGTGCCGTGTGTGCCCAGCTTGGCGCAAGCCGAGCAGTGGCTGGCCAAAGCCGGGCTGAATTTGGCCGATATGAGCGAAGGCCACACCATCAGCCACCGCTTAACCCACCGCCTGCTGCAAATCACGCCCTTGGTTTGCGATTTCAGGCTGCCTGAAAACAGCGCCATTATCGAGCGCGATGGTGAGTGGGTGGCGAAAGCCGATTTGGCGGCTTACGGCTTGCCCAAGCCTTTGGCGGCGTATTTGGCGGAGATAAGATAA
- a CDS encoding THUMP domain-containing class I SAM-dependent RNA methyltransferase translates to MSDYSLFVSCPRGLEPVLAVELAAQHATDITPGDGGIACCGSLETVYRINLHSRTASRVLLRVAHGAIRHEQDVYALAAKTAWPQWFAVQQTFKIHIEGKRAPVKSLDFTALKVKDAVCDVFREHSGSRPSVGKFRPDVRIHAFLNDKTASLFIDTSGEALFKRGYRNEAGEAPMRENLAAGLLLLAGYNGSQPFMDPFCGSGTLAIEAALIATATAPGLARRFGFETLKNFDAALWHSLQQQAKNAIHPATAPIGGSDNDRHMVATARHNAAAAGVGQYIHWQTQDALDSRPNGEHGILISNPPYGVRLAEIQTLQALYPQLGSWLKQYFAGWTAGMFTADRDMPKLMRLSPKRKIPLFNGNLDARLFLLEMVAGSNRS, encoded by the coding sequence ATGTCCGATTATTCTTTATTTGTTTCCTGCCCGCGCGGTTTGGAGCCGGTGCTGGCCGTTGAGCTGGCGGCGCAACACGCGACCGACATCACCCCCGGCGATGGCGGCATCGCCTGCTGTGGCAGCTTGGAAACGGTTTACCGCATCAATCTGCACAGCCGCACCGCCAGCCGTGTGCTGCTACGGGTGGCGCACGGTGCCATCCGCCACGAGCAAGACGTTTACGCGCTGGCCGCCAAAACCGCTTGGCCGCAATGGTTTGCCGTGCAGCAAACCTTCAAAATCCACATTGAGGGCAAACGCGCCCCGGTAAAAAGCCTGGATTTCACAGCCTTAAAAGTGAAAGACGCAGTTTGCGACGTATTCCGCGAACACAGCGGCAGCCGCCCCAGCGTGGGCAAATTCCGCCCCGATGTGCGCATCCATGCCTTTTTAAACGACAAAACCGCCAGCCTGTTTATCGACACCAGCGGCGAAGCCTTGTTTAAACGCGGCTACCGCAACGAAGCGGGCGAAGCACCGATGCGCGAAAATCTGGCTGCCGGGCTGCTGCTGTTGGCCGGCTACAACGGCAGCCAGCCGTTTATGGATCCCTTCTGCGGCAGCGGCACTTTAGCGATTGAAGCGGCACTAATCGCCACCGCCACCGCACCCGGGCTGGCACGCCGCTTTGGTTTTGAAACACTCAAAAATTTCGATGCCGCTCTGTGGCACAGCCTGCAACAACAAGCCAAAAACGCCATCCATCCGGCCACCGCACCCATTGGCGGCAGCGACAATGACCGCCACATGGTGGCCACCGCCCGCCACAATGCCGCGGCCGCCGGTGTGGGGCAATACATCCACTGGCAAACCCAAGACGCGCTCGACAGCCGCCCCAATGGCGAGCACGGCATTTTAATCAGCAACCCGCCCTACGGCGTGCGCTTGGCCGAAATCCAAACCCTGCAAGCGCTGTATCCGCAATTGGGCAGCTGGTTGAAACAATATTTCGCCGGCTGGACCGCGGGCATGTTCACCGCCGACCGCGACATGCCCAAACTGATGCGCCTGTCGCCCAAGCGCAAAATCCCGCTGTTTAACGGCAACTTGGATGCGCGGCTGTTTTTGCTGGAAATGGTGGCCGGTTCCAACCGCAGCTAA
- a CDS encoding pseudouridine synthase codes for MTDTPNDTQRLSKRMAQLGLCSRREADHYIEQGWVKVNGHTAVLGQKVSLTDRIDLERQAHQQQAERVTILLNKPVGYVSAQPEDGHRAAMELITAANHWAGDTSRIRYQPGHSRHLAPAGRLDIDSVGLLVLTQDGRIAKQLIGEHSGVEKEYLVRVEGRLSEQGLALLNHGLSLDGEALRPAKVSWQNQDQLRFILKQGKKRQIRRMCELVGLRVTGLKRVRMGKVKLGQLPPGQWRYLHADEQF; via the coding sequence ATGACCGACACCCCCAACGACACACAACGCCTGTCCAAACGCATGGCACAGCTGGGCTTATGCTCGCGCCGCGAGGCCGACCACTACATCGAACAAGGCTGGGTAAAAGTAAACGGTCACACCGCCGTGCTCGGCCAAAAAGTGAGCCTTACCGACCGTATCGACTTAGAGCGCCAAGCACACCAGCAGCAAGCCGAACGCGTTACCATCTTGCTCAACAAACCGGTGGGCTATGTGAGCGCCCAGCCCGAAGACGGCCACCGCGCCGCCATGGAGCTGATTACCGCCGCCAACCACTGGGCGGGCGACACCAGCCGCATCCGCTACCAGCCCGGCCACAGCCGCCACCTCGCCCCCGCCGGGCGGCTGGACATCGACTCGGTGGGCTTATTGGTGCTCACCCAAGACGGCCGCATCGCCAAGCAATTGATTGGTGAACACAGCGGCGTGGAAAAAGAATACTTGGTGCGCGTGGAAGGCCGCTTAAGCGAACAAGGCTTGGCCTTGCTCAACCACGGCCTAAGCCTGGATGGCGAAGCCTTGCGCCCGGCCAAAGTGAGCTGGCAAAACCAAGACCAACTGCGCTTTATCCTCAAACAAGGCAAAAAACGCCAAATCCGCCGCATGTGCGAGCTGGTGGGCTTGCGCGTTACCGGCCTAAAACGCGTGCGCATGGGCAAGGTAAAACTGGGGCAGCTGCCGCCGGGGCAATGGCGCTATCTGCATGCGGATGAGCAGTTTTAA
- the prpF gene encoding 2-methylaconitate cis-trans isomerase PrpF, which produces MPPFAPQIKIPATYYRGGTSKGVFFKLDDLPAAAQTPGAARDQILLRVLGSPDPYGKQIDGLGNASSSTSKAVILAQSSTPGHDVDYLFGQVSIDKPFVDWSGNCGNLTAAVGAFAISNGLVDAANIPANGLCTVRIWQKNIGKTIIAHVPMHNGAVQETGDFELDGVTFPAAEVAIEFLDPADGDGDMFPTGAVVDDLDVPGIGCLKATLINSGIPTIFVNAADIGYTGTELQDDINNDTAALAKLETIRAYGALKMGLIQDIAEAATRQHTPKVAWVAPPQGYTASSGKAVAAADIDLLVRAMSMGKLHHAMMGTASVAIGTAAAIPGTLVNLAAGGGEREAVRFGHPSGTLRVGAAAAQENGRWTATKAIMSRSARVIMEGWVRVPGDAF; this is translated from the coding sequence ATGCCCCCGTTTGCCCCGCAAATCAAAATTCCCGCCACCTACTACCGTGGCGGCACCTCCAAAGGCGTGTTTTTCAAATTAGACGACCTGCCCGCCGCCGCGCAAACACCCGGCGCCGCGCGCGACCAAATTTTGCTGCGCGTGCTCGGCAGCCCCGACCCCTACGGCAAACAAATCGACGGCTTGGGCAACGCCAGCTCCTCCACCAGCAAAGCGGTGATTCTGGCCCAAAGCAGCACCCCCGGCCACGACGTGGATTATCTGTTTGGCCAAGTGTCGATAGACAAGCCGTTTGTGGATTGGAGCGGCAACTGCGGCAACCTCACCGCCGCCGTGGGCGCATTTGCCATCAGCAACGGTTTGGTAGACGCGGCCAACATCCCCGCCAACGGCCTGTGCACCGTGCGCATCTGGCAAAAAAACATCGGTAAAACCATCATCGCCCATGTGCCGATGCACAACGGTGCAGTGCAAGAAACCGGCGATTTCGAGCTGGACGGCGTTACCTTCCCCGCCGCCGAAGTGGCCATCGAATTTCTGGATCCTGCCGACGGCGATGGCGATATGTTCCCCACCGGCGCCGTGGTGGATGATTTGGATGTACCCGGCATCGGCTGCCTGAAAGCCACCTTAATCAATTCCGGCATTCCCACCATTTTTGTGAACGCCGCCGACATCGGCTACACCGGCACCGAATTGCAAGACGACATCAACAACGACACCGCCGCCTTGGCAAAGCTGGAAACCATCCGCGCTTACGGCGCATTAAAAATGGGCTTAATTCAAGATATAGCCGAAGCCGCCACCCGCCAGCACACCCCAAAAGTGGCGTGGGTGGCACCGCCGCAAGGCTATACCGCCTCCAGCGGCAAAGCCGTGGCCGCCGCCGATATTGATTTGCTGGTGCGTGCCATGAGCATGGGTAAACTGCACCACGCCATGATGGGCACCGCCTCGGTGGCCATTGGCACCGCCGCCGCCATTCCCGGCACCTTGGTTAACTTGGCTGCCGGCGGCGGCGAGCGCGAAGCCGTGCGCTTCGGCCATCCTTCCGGCACCTTGCGCGTGGGCGCGGCCGCAGCACAAGAAAACGGCCGCTGGACCGCCACCAAAGCCATTATGAGCCGCAGCGCCCGGGTGATTATGGAAGGCTGGGTGCGCGTGCCGGGCGATGCGTTTTAA
- a CDS encoding FeoA family protein has translation MSPRPLHQFKKGQAAYIHAIHPNPQFGHLDDTVAQRLADLGFSHGMSVMLIATGLLGKGPFAVRLGNNAQFSLRHAEAAKILCLPHQS, from the coding sequence ATGTCACCCCGTCCTTTACATCAATTCAAAAAAGGTCAGGCCGCGTATATCCACGCCATTCACCCCAATCCCCAATTCGGCCATCTGGACGACACCGTGGCACAGCGCTTAGCCGATTTGGGCTTTTCCCACGGCATGTCGGTGATGTTGATTGCCACCGGCCTTTTGGGCAAAGGCCCGTTTGCAGTGCGCTTGGGCAACAACGCCCAATTCTCGCTGCGCCACGCCGAAGCAGCCAAAATCCTCTGCCTGCCCCACCAATCCTGA
- the feoB gene encoding ferrous iron transporter B — protein MTVAYYALVGAPNCGKTALFNALTGARAKVANYPGVTVDKREGVFAGDANIHIIDLPGTYSLRVTSPDEAVTRDLLLGRMGAAAMRSPDAIIAVADATNLRMTLRMVLELQTLGKPMVVSLNLSDVARARGLSIDTAKLSQLLGVPVVETVAVNANGTLAIKNAIAALPRAAAQHHDNATVQQRIDALDSAALYRQVEKILAQVVSTPIQLPAWHRSLDNLVMHPFWGLVVLLLVLLLVFQAVYAWAAPLMDGIEAAIGSFGGWVGGLLPEGPLRSLLVNGVIAGIGSVLVFVPQITILFAFILLLEDSGYLPRAAFLLDNLLAKSGLSGRAFIPLLSSFACAVPAVMSARTIQDPRERLVTIAIAPMLTCSARLPVYALIIAAVVPNHSVGGLFNLQGLTLFGLYLVGIVSAAVAAWVMKLLARRSGQVQQFPLLMELPTFRRPNFKHILLSLWDRVSAFLKRAGTVIFAISVVLWALVSFPAAPAGATGPAIDYSFAGMLGHLIQPLFAPLGFSWEMCIAMVPGMAAREVVVAALGTVYAVGGSDEALQQSLIPVLHQQWSLATAFAFLAWYVYAPMCAATLAVIKRETKSARTTALITAYLFVLAYVFAFMVYRITLALTA, from the coding sequence ATGACTGTTGCTTATTACGCCTTGGTGGGCGCGCCCAATTGCGGCAAAACCGCCCTGTTTAACGCGCTCACCGGTGCGCGTGCCAAAGTGGCCAACTACCCCGGTGTTACCGTAGACAAACGCGAAGGCGTGTTTGCCGGCGATGCTAACATCCACATTATCGACCTGCCCGGCACCTACAGCCTGCGTGTAACCAGCCCCGACGAAGCGGTTACCCGCGATTTACTGCTCGGGCGCATGGGCGCCGCCGCTATGCGCAGCCCCGACGCCATTATCGCCGTGGCCGACGCCACCAATCTGCGCATGACGCTGCGCATGGTGCTGGAACTGCAAACCTTGGGCAAGCCGATGGTGGTGTCGCTGAATTTAAGCGATGTGGCGCGCGCCCGCGGCCTGTCGATCGACACCGCCAAATTAAGCCAATTGCTGGGCGTGCCGGTGGTGGAAACCGTGGCCGTGAATGCCAACGGCACACTGGCGATTAAAAACGCCATCGCCGCGCTGCCCCGCGCCGCCGCACAGCATCACGACAACGCCACTGTGCAGCAACGCATTGATGCGCTCGACAGCGCCGCGCTGTATCGGCAAGTGGAAAAAATCCTCGCCCAAGTAGTGAGCACGCCAATCCAACTGCCCGCCTGGCACCGCAGCTTGGATAATCTGGTGATGCACCCGTTTTGGGGATTGGTGGTGCTGCTGCTGGTGCTGCTGCTGGTATTCCAAGCCGTTTATGCTTGGGCTGCGCCGTTGATGGACGGCATTGAAGCCGCCATCGGCAGCTTCGGCGGCTGGGTGGGCGGCTTGCTGCCGGAAGGCCCGCTGCGAAGTCTGCTGGTAAACGGCGTGATTGCGGGCATTGGCAGCGTGCTGGTGTTTGTGCCGCAAATCACTATTTTATTTGCCTTTATTCTGCTGCTGGAAGATTCCGGCTATTTGCCGCGGGCCGCTTTTTTGCTCGACAACCTGCTGGCTAAAAGCGGCCTGTCCGGGCGCGCGTTTATCCCTTTACTGTCTAGCTTTGCCTGCGCCGTGCCCGCAGTGATGTCGGCACGCACCATTCAAGACCCGCGCGAGCGGCTGGTTACCATCGCCATCGCCCCCATGCTCACCTGCTCGGCACGCTTGCCGGTGTATGCCTTGATTATTGCCGCCGTGGTGCCCAACCACAGCGTGGGCGGCCTGTTTAACTTGCAAGGGCTTACCTTGTTCGGCCTGTATTTGGTGGGGATTGTGTCGGCCGCCGTGGCTGCTTGGGTAATGAAGCTGCTGGCACGCCGAAGCGGCCAAGTACAGCAGTTCCCTTTGCTGATGGAGCTGCCCACCTTCCGCCGCCCTAATTTCAAACACATTTTGCTCAGCCTTTGGGATCGGGTTAGCGCCTTTTTAAAACGCGCCGGTACGGTGATTTTTGCCATCAGCGTGGTATTGTGGGCGCTGGTGAGTTTTCCGGCAGCGCCCGCCGGCGCCACGGGCCCGGCGATTGACTACAGCTTTGCCGGCATGCTGGGGCATTTGATTCAGCCGCTGTTTGCGCCGCTGGGCTTTAGCTGGGAAATGTGCATCGCCATGGTGCCGGGCATGGCCGCCCGCGAGGTGGTGGTGGCCGCGCTGGGCACGGTATATGCCGTGGGCGGCAGCGACGAAGCATTGCAGCAAAGCCTGATTCCGGTGCTGCACCAGCAATGGAGCCTAGCCACCGCCTTCGCCTTTCTGGCCTGGTATGTCTACGCCCCCATGTGCGCCGCCACCTTGGCGGTTATCAAACGCGAAACCAAATCCGCCCGCACCACCGCGCTGATTACCGCCTATTTGTTTGTGCTGGCTTATGTGTTTGCGTTTATGGTGTACCGCATTACCTTAGCACTCACGGCTTAG
- a CDS encoding FeoB-associated Cys-rich membrane protein — MMEYIVVAIIVLACAAFLGKRFFGKKADACSGCNRCGSNKRCH; from the coding sequence ATGATGGAATATATTGTGGTGGCCATTATCGTGCTGGCCTGTGCCGCTTTTTTAGGCAAACGCTTCTTCGGCAAAAAAGCCGATGCCTGCAGCGGCTGCAACCGCTGCGGCAGCAATAAACGCTGCCATTAA
- a CDS encoding HigA family addiction module antitoxin: protein MRMHNPPHPAEVIREDILPELGLSVTEAARQLGVSRVTLSRLLNGKAGISADMAIRLHKWLGDNSPSPESWLHQQADYDLWQAMQKTNPQVTPAYAV, encoded by the coding sequence ATGCGCATGCACAACCCTCCGCACCCGGCCGAAGTGATTCGGGAAGACATCTTGCCCGAGCTTGGCCTGAGCGTAACCGAAGCGGCGCGGCAGCTTGGGGTGTCCCGCGTGACGCTTTCCCGCTTGTTGAACGGCAAGGCAGGCATCAGTGCCGATATGGCCATCCGCCTGCATAAATGGCTGGGCGATAACAGCCCCAGCCCGGAAAGTTGGTTGCACCAACAGGCCGATTACGACTTGTGGCAGGCCATGCAAAAAACCAACCCGCAGGTTACTCCAGCATATGCGGTTTGA
- a CDS encoding type II toxin-antitoxin system RelE/ParE family toxin — protein MILSFQHKGLERFYKTGSKSGIQAAHAVKLARILARLNSAAVPSDMNIAGWNLHPLSGDLKNHWSVKVNGNWRVTFKLENGHAEIVDYQDYH, from the coding sequence ATGATACTTTCATTCCAACACAAAGGGCTTGAACGGTTTTATAAAACGGGCAGCAAATCGGGAATACAAGCTGCTCACGCGGTCAAGTTGGCGCGTATTCTCGCCCGTTTGAACAGCGCCGCCGTGCCTTCCGACATGAATATCGCAGGCTGGAATTTGCACCCTTTATCAGGGGATTTAAAAAACCATTGGAGCGTGAAAGTAAACGGCAACTGGCGTGTTACGTTTAAATTGGAAAACGGCCACGCCGAAATTGTGGATTATCAGGATTACCATTAA
- a CDS encoding ferredoxin--NADP reductase, protein MPAAPEAKFSEETVLWVKQHTPKLITFAISRPEHYRFSAGQFSRLGFRDGAGFIWRAYSVVSAEYADTLEYFAVLIEGGPMSARLADLQAGDRILLDKTATGFLLPERFADGRDLIMLCTGSGIAPFLSILQQPQIWQRFERLALVHSVSFANELIFNQRIAELAQHPLVGEYSSQFTFQTVLTREHLAGALDKRLPELLHNGELATALKLNFSPQHSRFMICGNPAMVKDTFKTLLDMGFAMHRNKVPGQIMMENGF, encoded by the coding sequence ATGCCTGCCGCACCCGAAGCCAAATTCAGCGAAGAAACCGTGTTGTGGGTAAAACAGCACACCCCCAAGCTAATCACCTTTGCCATCAGCCGCCCCGAGCACTACCGTTTCAGCGCCGGGCAATTTTCCCGCTTGGGCTTTCGCGACGGTGCCGGTTTTATTTGGCGCGCCTATTCGGTGGTGTCGGCCGAATATGCCGACACCTTAGAATACTTTGCCGTGCTGATTGAAGGCGGCCCCATGAGCGCACGGCTGGCCGATTTGCAAGCGGGCGACCGTATCTTGCTTGACAAAACCGCCACCGGCTTTTTGCTGCCCGAGCGCTTTGCCGACGGGCGCGATTTAATCATGCTGTGCACCGGCTCCGGCATCGCCCCGTTTTTGTCTATCCTGCAACAGCCGCAAATCTGGCAACGCTTCGAGCGCTTGGCATTGGTGCATTCGGTGTCGTTTGCCAACGAGCTGATTTTCAACCAACGCATCGCCGAGCTGGCGCAGCATCCGCTGGTGGGCGAATACAGCAGCCAATTCACTTTCCAAACCGTGCTCACGCGTGAACATTTGGCGGGTGCTTTAGATAAGAGGCTGCCTGAGCTGCTGCACAACGGCGAGCTGGCCACCGCGCTCAAACTCAACTTCAGCCCGCAGCACAGCCGCTTTATGATTTGCGGCAACCCGGCGATGGTAAAAGACACCTTCAAAACCCTGCTCGACATGGGCTTTGCTATGCACCGCAATAAAGTGCCGGGGCAGATAATGATGGAAAACGGGTTTTGA
- a CDS encoding J domain-containing protein, translating into MKRLHTHYDNLKVTADASDEVIRAAYRALSQKHHPDRNPDNADAHRIMSIINQSYAVLSDPQQRRAHDIWIAEQQRLALQAQAQRQQHSASQRQAQLQHRQQAVAAYQRQREAVRPTRPAKYALHAWRQWLGMALVVLLPVAGWWWWQAQATPAAPAISTSLSATAPNGQALPAAKGYVAGYPVLRQRGRNVVEVDNSGLNSGIFAQLYELRGGKLTAIRSFYIPAGERFSVTQVGDGDFSLHYRRVDNGEWQISAPWLIENTERSGQYRQIDVKL; encoded by the coding sequence ATGAAACGCCTGCACACCCATTACGACAATTTAAAAGTCACCGCCGACGCCAGCGACGAAGTGATTCGCGCCGCCTACCGTGCCTTGTCGCAAAAGCACCACCCGGATCGCAACCCCGACAATGCCGATGCGCACCGCATCATGAGCATCATCAACCAATCGTATGCGGTGCTGTCCGACCCGCAACAACGCCGCGCCCACGATATCTGGATTGCCGAGCAACAGCGCTTGGCGCTGCAGGCACAAGCGCAACGGCAGCAGCACAGCGCCAGCCAGCGCCAAGCGCAATTGCAACATCGGCAGCAGGCGGTGGCGGCTTATCAGCGCCAGCGCGAAGCCGTGCGCCCCACCCGCCCGGCCAAATATGCACTGCACGCGTGGCGGCAATGGCTGGGCATGGCGCTGGTGGTATTGCTGCCGGTGGCCGGCTGGTGGTGGTGGCAGGCACAAGCTACCCCTGCAGCGCCCGCGATTAGCACCAGCCTTAGCGCCACTGCCCCCAACGGCCAAGCCTTGCCTGCCGCCAAAGGCTATGTGGCCGGCTATCCGGTGCTGCGCCAGCGCGGCCGCAATGTGGTGGAGGTAGACAACAGCGGCTTGAACAGCGGCATTTTCGCCCAATTATATGAATTGCGCGGCGGCAAACTCACCGCCATCCGCTCGTTTTACATTCCTGCGGGCGAGCGCTTTAGCGTTACCCAAGTGGGCGATGGCGACTTCAGCCTGCACTACCGGCGCGTAGACAACGGCGAATGGCAAATCAGCGCGCCGTGGCTGATTGAAAACACCGAACGCAGCGGTCAATACCGCCAGATTGACGTTAAGCTGTAA